A genomic region of Alnus glutinosa chromosome 11, dhAlnGlut1.1, whole genome shotgun sequence contains the following coding sequences:
- the LOC133881407 gene encoding leucine-rich repeat receptor protein kinase HPCA1-like isoform X1: MGQRTQLILLLLFIPYFVMESTAGDDYNGLLSVKNDLMNTPPNWVGPDPCGSKWDGIVCTNSRVTTLQLLSMNLSGRLSGEIELLSELQALDLSYNKYLTGPLPPSIGSLKKLVILNLIGCGFSGSIPDTIGNLQQLTTISLNNNGFSGPIPASIGNLSNLNWLDLAVNQLNGPIPVSPGLDNLLHAKHFHLDNNKLSGEISPQLFSSNMILLHLILNGNNLSGSIPETIGSVQTLEVIRFDRNSLSGTLPSNLSNLVNVHELYLSNNKFIGSIPNLTGMSLTYVDMSNNSFTASDMPPWFSTLKSLTTLVMENTQLQGPVPSSIFSLPNLQTLTLRNNNLSGSLDIGTSYSSKLQLVDLQNNSIRHKVDSAGGYNKNLILVDNPICNTSDTTESYCAVSQSNTPPYSTPPNSCLTAQCSSNQISSPNCKCAYPYSGTLVFRAPSFSNLGNFSYYIALQSSLLQCFQNFSLPVDSVSLSNPIKDSTMNLDLSLDVFPSGQDSFNRTGISIIGSLLSGQTFKPPPGFGPYYFLADPYGYYAGISTESKKSLSIGVIIGAVAGGTILLLLLLLAGVYALRQKRRAERASEQLNPFAHWDPNNGSGGIPQLKGARSFSFEELKKYANKFSEANSIGSGGYGKVYRGILPDGQLIAIKRAQTESLQGGVEFKTEIELLSRVHHKNLVSLVGFCFDQGEQMLVYEYVPNGTLMDGLSGKSGIRLDWIRRLKVALGAARGLAYLHELANPPIIHRDIKSTNILLDERLNAKVADFGLSKLMGDAEIGHVTTQVKGTMGYLDPEYYMTQQLTEKSDVYSFGVVLLELITARMPIQRGKYIVRVVQTAMDRTKVLYNLHEILDPAIGLQTSLKGLEKFVDLAMRCVEESGAKRPAMGMVVKEIENIMELAGLNPNAESATTSDSYDVKKENAHHPYSHPYSNEGFEYSGVYPTSKIEPH; this comes from the exons ATGGGTCAAAGGACGCAGCTGATTCTGCTGCTGCTTTTCATCCCATATTTCGTTATGGAAAGTACAGCCGGTGATGACT ATAATGGCCTACTTTCTGTAAAGAATGATTTGATGAACACACCACCAAATTGGGTAGGTCCTGACCCTTGTGGTAGCAAATGGGATGGGATTGTATGCACCAATTCACGTGTGACCACCTT ACAATTACTGAGCATGAATTTGTCAGGCAGGCTATCTGGCGAAATCGAGTTGTTGTCTGAGTTGCAGGCTTT GGACCTGTCTTACAACAAGTACTTAACAGGACCACTTCCACCTTCAATTGGGAGTTTAAAGAAGCTAGTTATCTT AAACCTGATTGGTTGTGGGTTCTCTGGATCTATTCCAGACACAATTGGAAATCTACAGCAGCTAACCACTAT ATCTCTGAATAATAATGGCTTTAGTGGACCAATTCCAGCCTCTATTGGTAATCTTTCCAATCTTAATTGGCTGGACCTAGCTGTAAACCAGCTTAATGGACCTATACCAGTCTCTCCTGGTCTTGATAACCTACTTCATGCAAAGCACTT TCATCTCGATAACAACAAACTCTCAGGCGAAATTTCACCTCAACTTTTCAGTTCAAATATGATTCTGTTACACTT GATTCTTAACGGCAATAATCTCAGTGGCAGTATCCCTGAAACCATTGGAAGTGTGCAGACTTTGGAGGTGAT ACGCTTTGATAGGAATTCACTAAGTGGGACTCTGCCTTCGAACCTCAGCAATCTTGTTAACGTTCATGAGCT GTACTTGTCCAACAATAAGTTCATTGGTTCTATTCCCAACCTTACTGGCATGAGCCTCACCTATGT GGATATGAGCAACAATAGTTTCACTGCTTCCGATATGCCTCCATGGTTTTCAACCTTAAAGTCTTTGACGACATT AGTGATGGAAAACACACAACTTCAAGGACCAGTTCCTAGTTCCATTTTCAGCCTTCCCAATTTACAGACTCT GACACTAAGGAACAACAATCTCAGTGGTAGCTTAGATATTGGTACCAGCTATAGCAGCAAACTGCAACTCGTTGATTTGCAGAACAATTCTATTAGGCACAAAGTAGACTCAGCTGGCGGATACAACAAGAACTTGAT ACTTGTGGATAACCCAATTTGTAACACATCAGATACCACAGAGAGTTACTGTGCGGTTTCCCAATCGAATACTCCCCCATACTCCACGCCACCAAATAGCTGTCTGACTGCTCAATGTAGTTCGAATCAGATTTCCAGCCCTAACTGTAAATGTGCGTATCCATACAGCGGAACTCTAGTCTTCAGAGCTCCTTCCTTTTCAAACTTGGGGAACTTCAGTTACTACATAGCACTTCAGAGTTCTCTCTTGCAATGTTTTCAGAATTTTAGTCTTCCTGTGGATTCAGTTTCCCTGAGTAATCCAATCAAAGACTCAACTATGAACCTTGACCTGAGCCTAGATGTCTTCCCATCTGGCCAAGATAGTTTCAATCGAACAGGAATTTCTATTATTGGGTCTCTACTTAGTGGCCAGACTTTTAAGCCTCCGCCAGGTTTTGGACCCTACTATTTTTTGGCTGATCCATATGGATACTATGCAG GAATATCTACAGAATCAAAAAAGTCTTTGAGCATAGGAGTTATAATTGGAGCGGTAGCTGGTGGCACCATCCTGCTGCTACTATTACTCCTTGCTGGGGTTTATGCTCTCCGTCAAAAGAGAAGAGCGGAAAGAGCTTCTGAGCAATTAAATCCTTTTG CACACTGGGATCCAAATAACGGCAGTGGTGGCATTCCTCAGTTAAAAGGGGCTagatcattttcttttgaagagCTGAAGAAGTACGCCAACAAGTTTTCTGAAGCAAATTCTATTGGATCTGGAGGATATGGAAAG GTTTATCGGGGGATTCTTCCCGATGGTCAACTGATTGCCATCAAACGAGCTCAGACAGAATCTCTGCAGGGTGGGGTTGAGTTCAAAACTGAGATTGAACTTCTATCTAGGGTTCATCATAAGAATCTTGTCAGTCTTGTTGGTTTTTGTTTCGATCAGGGTGAACAGATGCTGGTATATGAGTACGTTCCAAATGGTACTCTTATGGATGGCCTTTCAG GGAAGTCAGGAATCCGGTTGGATTGGATAAGAAGACTAAAAGTTGCCCTTGGTGCAGCCAGAGGTCTGGCGTATCTTCATGAACTTGCCAACCCACCTATTATACACAGGGACATCAAATCAACCAACATTTTGCTGGATGAGCGCTTAAATGCAAAAGTTGCTGATTTTGGTCTTTCTAAGCTTATGGGTGATGCTGAAATTGGCCATGTCACTACTCAAGTTAAAGGGACAATG GGCTACTTGGATCCTGAATATTACATGACCCAACAGTTGACTGAAAAGAGTGATGTATATAGCTTTGGAGTGGTACTGCTGGAGCTGATAACTGCAAGAATGCCAATTCAACGGGGGAAGTATATTGTCAGGGTGGTACAGACAGCAATGGATAGAACGAAAGTATTATACAACCTCCATGAGATTCTTGACCCAGCCATTGGTTTGCAGACATCACTGAAAGGATTAGAGAAGTTCGTGGACCTGGCAATGCGTTGTGTTGAAGAATCAGGAGCGAAGAGGCCTGCAATGGGTATGGTGGTGAAAGAGATTGAGAACATTATGGAGCTCGCTGGTTTGAACCCCAATGCTGAATCTGCAACCACTTCAGACAGTTACGACGTAAAGAAGGAGAATGCCCACCATCCTTATAGCCATCCTTACAGCAATGAGGGCTTTGAGTACAGTGGGGTTTATCCAACTTCAAAGATAGAACCTCATTGA
- the LOC133881407 gene encoding leucine-rich repeat receptor protein kinase HPCA1-like isoform X2, whose product MGQRTQLILLLLFIPYFVRESTAVGDYNGLLSVRGDLMNTPPNWEGSDPCGSNWIGISCTNSRVTSLQLLSMNLSGRLSREIELLSELQTLDLSYNKYLTGPLPPSIGSLKKLVILNLIGCGFSGSIPDTIGNLQQLTTISLNNNGFSGPIPASIGNLSNLNWLDLAVNQLNGPIPVSPGLDNLLHAKHFHLDNNKLSGEISPQLFSSNMILLHLILNGNNLSGSIPETIGSVQTLEVIRFDRNSLSGTLPSNLSNLVNVHELYLSNNKFIGSIPNLTGMSLTYVDMSNNSFTASDMPPWFSTLKSLTTLVMENTQLQGPVPSSIFSLPNLQTLTLRNNNLSGSLDIGTSYSSKLQLVDLQNNSIRHKVDSAGGYNKNLILVDNPICNTSDTTESYCAVSQSNTPPYSTPPNSCLTAQCSSNQISSPNCKCAYPYSGTLVFRAPSFSNLGNFSYYIALQSSLLQCFQNFSLPVDSVSLSNPIKDSTMNLDLSLDVFPSGQDSFNRTGISIIGSLLSGQTFKPPPGFGPYYFLADPYGYYAGISTESKKSLSIGVIIGAVAGGTILLLLLLLAGVYALRQKRRAERASEQLNPFAHWDPNNGSGGIPQLKGARSFSFEELKKYANKFSEANSIGSGGYGKVYRGILPDGQLIAIKRAQTESLQGGVEFKTEIELLSRVHHKNLVSLVGFCFDQGEQMLVYEYVPNGTLMDGLSGKSGIRLDWIRRLKVALGAARGLAYLHELANPPIIHRDIKSTNILLDERLNAKVADFGLSKLMGDAEIGHVTTQVKGTMGYLDPEYYMTQQLTEKSDVYSFGVVLLELITARMPIQRGKYIVRVVQTAMDRTKVLYNLHEILDPAIGLQTSLKGLEKFVDLAMRCVEESGAKRPAMGMVVKEIENIMELAGLNPNAESATTSDSYDVKKENAHHPYSHPYSNEGFEYSGVYPTSKIEPH is encoded by the exons GGACCTGTCTTACAACAAGTACTTAACAGGACCACTTCCACCTTCAATTGGGAGTTTAAAGAAGCTAGTTATCTT AAACCTGATTGGTTGTGGGTTCTCTGGATCTATTCCAGACACAATTGGAAATCTACAGCAGCTAACCACTAT ATCTCTGAATAATAATGGCTTTAGTGGACCAATTCCAGCCTCTATTGGTAATCTTTCCAATCTTAATTGGCTGGACCTAGCTGTAAACCAGCTTAATGGACCTATACCAGTCTCTCCTGGTCTTGATAACCTACTTCATGCAAAGCACTT TCATCTCGATAACAACAAACTCTCAGGCGAAATTTCACCTCAACTTTTCAGTTCAAATATGATTCTGTTACACTT GATTCTTAACGGCAATAATCTCAGTGGCAGTATCCCTGAAACCATTGGAAGTGTGCAGACTTTGGAGGTGAT ACGCTTTGATAGGAATTCACTAAGTGGGACTCTGCCTTCGAACCTCAGCAATCTTGTTAACGTTCATGAGCT GTACTTGTCCAACAATAAGTTCATTGGTTCTATTCCCAACCTTACTGGCATGAGCCTCACCTATGT GGATATGAGCAACAATAGTTTCACTGCTTCCGATATGCCTCCATGGTTTTCAACCTTAAAGTCTTTGACGACATT AGTGATGGAAAACACACAACTTCAAGGACCAGTTCCTAGTTCCATTTTCAGCCTTCCCAATTTACAGACTCT GACACTAAGGAACAACAATCTCAGTGGTAGCTTAGATATTGGTACCAGCTATAGCAGCAAACTGCAACTCGTTGATTTGCAGAACAATTCTATTAGGCACAAAGTAGACTCAGCTGGCGGATACAACAAGAACTTGAT ACTTGTGGATAACCCAATTTGTAACACATCAGATACCACAGAGAGTTACTGTGCGGTTTCCCAATCGAATACTCCCCCATACTCCACGCCACCAAATAGCTGTCTGACTGCTCAATGTAGTTCGAATCAGATTTCCAGCCCTAACTGTAAATGTGCGTATCCATACAGCGGAACTCTAGTCTTCAGAGCTCCTTCCTTTTCAAACTTGGGGAACTTCAGTTACTACATAGCACTTCAGAGTTCTCTCTTGCAATGTTTTCAGAATTTTAGTCTTCCTGTGGATTCAGTTTCCCTGAGTAATCCAATCAAAGACTCAACTATGAACCTTGACCTGAGCCTAGATGTCTTCCCATCTGGCCAAGATAGTTTCAATCGAACAGGAATTTCTATTATTGGGTCTCTACTTAGTGGCCAGACTTTTAAGCCTCCGCCAGGTTTTGGACCCTACTATTTTTTGGCTGATCCATATGGATACTATGCAG GAATATCTACAGAATCAAAAAAGTCTTTGAGCATAGGAGTTATAATTGGAGCGGTAGCTGGTGGCACCATCCTGCTGCTACTATTACTCCTTGCTGGGGTTTATGCTCTCCGTCAAAAGAGAAGAGCGGAAAGAGCTTCTGAGCAATTAAATCCTTTTG CACACTGGGATCCAAATAACGGCAGTGGTGGCATTCCTCAGTTAAAAGGGGCTagatcattttcttttgaagagCTGAAGAAGTACGCCAACAAGTTTTCTGAAGCAAATTCTATTGGATCTGGAGGATATGGAAAG GTTTATCGGGGGATTCTTCCCGATGGTCAACTGATTGCCATCAAACGAGCTCAGACAGAATCTCTGCAGGGTGGGGTTGAGTTCAAAACTGAGATTGAACTTCTATCTAGGGTTCATCATAAGAATCTTGTCAGTCTTGTTGGTTTTTGTTTCGATCAGGGTGAACAGATGCTGGTATATGAGTACGTTCCAAATGGTACTCTTATGGATGGCCTTTCAG GGAAGTCAGGAATCCGGTTGGATTGGATAAGAAGACTAAAAGTTGCCCTTGGTGCAGCCAGAGGTCTGGCGTATCTTCATGAACTTGCCAACCCACCTATTATACACAGGGACATCAAATCAACCAACATTTTGCTGGATGAGCGCTTAAATGCAAAAGTTGCTGATTTTGGTCTTTCTAAGCTTATGGGTGATGCTGAAATTGGCCATGTCACTACTCAAGTTAAAGGGACAATG GGCTACTTGGATCCTGAATATTACATGACCCAACAGTTGACTGAAAAGAGTGATGTATATAGCTTTGGAGTGGTACTGCTGGAGCTGATAACTGCAAGAATGCCAATTCAACGGGGGAAGTATATTGTCAGGGTGGTACAGACAGCAATGGATAGAACGAAAGTATTATACAACCTCCATGAGATTCTTGACCCAGCCATTGGTTTGCAGACATCACTGAAAGGATTAGAGAAGTTCGTGGACCTGGCAATGCGTTGTGTTGAAGAATCAGGAGCGAAGAGGCCTGCAATGGGTATGGTGGTGAAAGAGATTGAGAACATTATGGAGCTCGCTGGTTTGAACCCCAATGCTGAATCTGCAACCACTTCAGACAGTTACGACGTAAAGAAGGAGAATGCCCACCATCCTTATAGCCATCCTTACAGCAATGAGGGCTTTGAGTACAGTGGGGTTTATCCAACTTCAAAGATAGAACCTCATTGA
- the LOC133881407 gene encoding leucine-rich repeat receptor protein kinase HPCA1-like isoform X4 yields the protein MGQRTQLILLLLFIPYFVMESTAGDDYNGLLSVKNDLMNTPPNWVGPDPCGSKWDGIVCTNSRVTTLQLLSMNLSGRLSGEIELLSELQALDLSYNKYLTGPLPPSIGSLKKLVILNLIGCGFSGSIPDTIGNLQQLTTISLNNNGFSGPIPASIGNLSNLNWLDLAVNQLNGPIPVSPGLDNLLHAKHFHLDNNKLSGEISPQLFSSNMILLHLILNGNNLSGSIPETIGSVQTLEVIRFDRNSLSGTLPSNLSNLVNVHELYLSNNKFIGSIPNLTGMSLTYVDMSNNSFTASDMPPWFSTLKSLTTLVMENTQLQGPVPSSIFSLPNLQTLTLRNNNLSGSLDIGTSYSSKLQLVDLQNNSIRHKVDSAGGYNKNLILVDNPICNTSDTTESYCAVSQSNTPPYSTPPNSCLTAQCSSNQISSPNCKCAYPYSGTLVFRAPSFSNLGNFSYYIALQSSLLQCFQNFSLPVDSVSLSNPIKDSTMNLDLSLDVFPSGQDSFNRTGISIIGSLLSGQTFKPPPGFGPYYFLADPYGYYAESKKSLSIGVIIGAVAGGTILLLLLLLAGVYALRQKRRAERASEQLNPFAHWDPNNGSGGIPQLKGARSFSFEELKKYANKFSEANSIGSGGYGKVYRGILPDGQLIAIKRAQTESLQGGVEFKTEIELLSRVHHKNLVSLVGFCFDQGEQMLVYEYVPNGTLMDGLSGKSGIRLDWIRRLKVALGAARGLAYLHELANPPIIHRDIKSTNILLDERLNAKVADFGLSKLMGDAEIGHVTTQVKGTMGYLDPEYYMTQQLTEKSDVYSFGVVLLELITARMPIQRGKYIVRVVQTAMDRTKVLYNLHEILDPAIGLQTSLKGLEKFVDLAMRCVEESGAKRPAMGMVVKEIENIMELAGLNPNAESATTSDSYDVKKENAHHPYSHPYSNEGFEYSGVYPTSKIEPH from the exons ATGGGTCAAAGGACGCAGCTGATTCTGCTGCTGCTTTTCATCCCATATTTCGTTATGGAAAGTACAGCCGGTGATGACT ATAATGGCCTACTTTCTGTAAAGAATGATTTGATGAACACACCACCAAATTGGGTAGGTCCTGACCCTTGTGGTAGCAAATGGGATGGGATTGTATGCACCAATTCACGTGTGACCACCTT ACAATTACTGAGCATGAATTTGTCAGGCAGGCTATCTGGCGAAATCGAGTTGTTGTCTGAGTTGCAGGCTTT GGACCTGTCTTACAACAAGTACTTAACAGGACCACTTCCACCTTCAATTGGGAGTTTAAAGAAGCTAGTTATCTT AAACCTGATTGGTTGTGGGTTCTCTGGATCTATTCCAGACACAATTGGAAATCTACAGCAGCTAACCACTAT ATCTCTGAATAATAATGGCTTTAGTGGACCAATTCCAGCCTCTATTGGTAATCTTTCCAATCTTAATTGGCTGGACCTAGCTGTAAACCAGCTTAATGGACCTATACCAGTCTCTCCTGGTCTTGATAACCTACTTCATGCAAAGCACTT TCATCTCGATAACAACAAACTCTCAGGCGAAATTTCACCTCAACTTTTCAGTTCAAATATGATTCTGTTACACTT GATTCTTAACGGCAATAATCTCAGTGGCAGTATCCCTGAAACCATTGGAAGTGTGCAGACTTTGGAGGTGAT ACGCTTTGATAGGAATTCACTAAGTGGGACTCTGCCTTCGAACCTCAGCAATCTTGTTAACGTTCATGAGCT GTACTTGTCCAACAATAAGTTCATTGGTTCTATTCCCAACCTTACTGGCATGAGCCTCACCTATGT GGATATGAGCAACAATAGTTTCACTGCTTCCGATATGCCTCCATGGTTTTCAACCTTAAAGTCTTTGACGACATT AGTGATGGAAAACACACAACTTCAAGGACCAGTTCCTAGTTCCATTTTCAGCCTTCCCAATTTACAGACTCT GACACTAAGGAACAACAATCTCAGTGGTAGCTTAGATATTGGTACCAGCTATAGCAGCAAACTGCAACTCGTTGATTTGCAGAACAATTCTATTAGGCACAAAGTAGACTCAGCTGGCGGATACAACAAGAACTTGAT ACTTGTGGATAACCCAATTTGTAACACATCAGATACCACAGAGAGTTACTGTGCGGTTTCCCAATCGAATACTCCCCCATACTCCACGCCACCAAATAGCTGTCTGACTGCTCAATGTAGTTCGAATCAGATTTCCAGCCCTAACTGTAAATGTGCGTATCCATACAGCGGAACTCTAGTCTTCAGAGCTCCTTCCTTTTCAAACTTGGGGAACTTCAGTTACTACATAGCACTTCAGAGTTCTCTCTTGCAATGTTTTCAGAATTTTAGTCTTCCTGTGGATTCAGTTTCCCTGAGTAATCCAATCAAAGACTCAACTATGAACCTTGACCTGAGCCTAGATGTCTTCCCATCTGGCCAAGATAGTTTCAATCGAACAGGAATTTCTATTATTGGGTCTCTACTTAGTGGCCAGACTTTTAAGCCTCCGCCAGGTTTTGGACCCTACTATTTTTTGGCTGATCCATATGGATACTATGCAG AATCAAAAAAGTCTTTGAGCATAGGAGTTATAATTGGAGCGGTAGCTGGTGGCACCATCCTGCTGCTACTATTACTCCTTGCTGGGGTTTATGCTCTCCGTCAAAAGAGAAGAGCGGAAAGAGCTTCTGAGCAATTAAATCCTTTTG CACACTGGGATCCAAATAACGGCAGTGGTGGCATTCCTCAGTTAAAAGGGGCTagatcattttcttttgaagagCTGAAGAAGTACGCCAACAAGTTTTCTGAAGCAAATTCTATTGGATCTGGAGGATATGGAAAG GTTTATCGGGGGATTCTTCCCGATGGTCAACTGATTGCCATCAAACGAGCTCAGACAGAATCTCTGCAGGGTGGGGTTGAGTTCAAAACTGAGATTGAACTTCTATCTAGGGTTCATCATAAGAATCTTGTCAGTCTTGTTGGTTTTTGTTTCGATCAGGGTGAACAGATGCTGGTATATGAGTACGTTCCAAATGGTACTCTTATGGATGGCCTTTCAG GGAAGTCAGGAATCCGGTTGGATTGGATAAGAAGACTAAAAGTTGCCCTTGGTGCAGCCAGAGGTCTGGCGTATCTTCATGAACTTGCCAACCCACCTATTATACACAGGGACATCAAATCAACCAACATTTTGCTGGATGAGCGCTTAAATGCAAAAGTTGCTGATTTTGGTCTTTCTAAGCTTATGGGTGATGCTGAAATTGGCCATGTCACTACTCAAGTTAAAGGGACAATG GGCTACTTGGATCCTGAATATTACATGACCCAACAGTTGACTGAAAAGAGTGATGTATATAGCTTTGGAGTGGTACTGCTGGAGCTGATAACTGCAAGAATGCCAATTCAACGGGGGAAGTATATTGTCAGGGTGGTACAGACAGCAATGGATAGAACGAAAGTATTATACAACCTCCATGAGATTCTTGACCCAGCCATTGGTTTGCAGACATCACTGAAAGGATTAGAGAAGTTCGTGGACCTGGCAATGCGTTGTGTTGAAGAATCAGGAGCGAAGAGGCCTGCAATGGGTATGGTGGTGAAAGAGATTGAGAACATTATGGAGCTCGCTGGTTTGAACCCCAATGCTGAATCTGCAACCACTTCAGACAGTTACGACGTAAAGAAGGAGAATGCCCACCATCCTTATAGCCATCCTTACAGCAATGAGGGCTTTGAGTACAGTGGGGTTTATCCAACTTCAAAGATAGAACCTCATTGA